In uncultured Methanobrevibacter sp., the following are encoded in one genomic region:
- a CDS encoding ABC transporter ATP-binding protein — protein sequence MGFKDIISNLFNKNSKRQMLDNDNEIAIKVEHLTMEFKITKDKIDTLKEYVIRTLKNNKNDKKKIRVLDDITFNIYKGDRVGILGFNGAGKSTLLKILAGIYEPTYGKITINGKVAPLLELGAGFDKNYTGKNNIYLNGAFLSMDEKFINSKYDEIIEFSELGEYINYPVKNYSSGMRAKLGFSIATLVEPDILIIDEILSVGDIKFRKKSSEKIRSMMQDGVTVLLVSHSIGQIRDICDKCIWIEDGHLIMEGEANEVCDAYIKSAESSQK from the coding sequence ATGGGTTTTAAAGACATCATTTCAAATTTATTTAATAAAAATTCAAAAAGGCAAATGCTCGATAATGATAATGAAATTGCCATCAAAGTCGAACATTTGACCATGGAATTTAAAATTACAAAGGATAAAATTGATACACTCAAAGAATATGTCATTAGAACTCTAAAAAACAATAAAAATGACAAAAAGAAGATTAGAGTCCTGGATGACATCACATTTAATATTTATAAAGGGGACAGAGTAGGCATTCTAGGATTTAATGGTGCCGGAAAAAGTACTCTTTTAAAAATTTTAGCGGGAATTTATGAACCTACTTATGGTAAAATCACAATTAACGGCAAGGTTGCACCATTACTTGAATTAGGTGCCGGTTTTGATAAAAATTACACTGGAAAAAACAATATTTATTTAAATGGCGCTTTCTTAAGTATGGATGAAAAATTCATTAACAGCAAATATGATGAGATTATAGAATTCTCCGAACTTGGAGAGTACATTAACTATCCAGTTAAAAATTATTCATCAGGAATGCGTGCCAAATTAGGTTTTTCTATTGCTACATTAGTGGAGCCGGATATACTAATCATTGATGAGATCTTATCCGTAGGAGACATTAAATTCAGAAAAAAAAGTTCAGAAAAAATCAGATCAATGATGCAGGATGGAGTCACCGTACTTCTTGTTTCACATTCTATCGGTCAGATTCGTGACATTTGCGACAAATGCATTTGGATTGAAGATGGACATCTTATAATGGAAGGAGAAGCTAATGAAGTATGTGACGCTTATATCAAAAGTGCCGAATCAAGTCAAAAATAG
- a CDS encoding ABC transporter permease, translating to MFDTLSEKKFLLKQLVKRDLTSKYKDSVLGILWSFLNPLFIMLVFTAIFSMLFGRQIENYPVYFLSGRVIYDFYNSATKGAMQSIRSNANLLKKIYVPKYMFTVSKVCYEFINFLISFVILFGVMLITGASFHITSIFAIIPLALLVILIFGVGLILAVCNTYFSDIGHLYNVFALILMYASALFYPIEIVPARVQIIFTLNPLYSAITCFREAVVYGVFPDLWTLAYLAVFAFAVLGIGILLFSIYEKKLALEI from the coding sequence ATGTTTGACACATTATCTGAAAAAAAATTTTTATTAAAACAACTCGTTAAAAGAGATTTGACTTCAAAATATAAGGATTCCGTTTTAGGAATTCTATGGAGTTTTTTAAATCCTCTTTTTATAATGTTAGTATTTACAGCAATTTTTTCCATGTTATTTGGTCGTCAAATTGAAAATTATCCCGTTTATTTCCTTTCAGGAAGAGTAATTTACGATTTTTATAACTCCGCAACAAAAGGTGCAATGCAATCAATCAGATCAAATGCAAACCTATTGAAAAAAATTTATGTACCCAAATACATGTTTACAGTAAGTAAGGTTTGCTATGAATTTATTAACTTCCTTATATCCTTTGTGATATTATTTGGAGTTATGCTGATAACTGGAGCTTCATTCCACATTACATCAATTTTCGCAATAATTCCATTAGCTTTATTGGTAATACTGATATTCGGAGTTGGTCTGATTTTAGCTGTATGCAATACATATTTTTCAGATATTGGTCATTTGTACAATGTATTTGCATTGATTTTAATGTATGCTTCCGCATTATTCTACCCTATAGAAATCGTTCCGGCAAGAGTTCAAATCATATTCACATTAAACCCTCTATATTCAGCAATTACCTGCTTTAGAGAAGCGGTCGTATATGGAGTATTTCCGGACTTATGGACCCTTGCATACCTTGCGGTATTCGCATTTGCAGTATTAGGAATTGGAATTTTATTATTCAGCATATATGAGAAAAAATTAGCATTAGAAATATAG
- the hisE gene encoding phosphoribosyl-ATP diphosphatase → MEKDKIIREVYEVLESRRDNPIDSYTSNIMQDSDKKAEDKILEKVAEEAGEVIIASKNDENLVYESVDLIFHTLLLLAYKGIELDEVFDEFARRHK, encoded by the coding sequence ATGGAGAAGGATAAGATTATAAGAGAAGTTTATGAAGTATTGGAATCTAGAAGGGATAACCCCATCGATTCATACACTTCCAACATCATGCAAGACAGTGACAAAAAAGCTGAAGATAAAATACTTGAAAAAGTAGCTGAAGAAGCAGGAGAAGTTATTATCGCTTCAAAAAATGATGAAAATCTTGTATATGAATCTGTTGATTTAATATTCCATACACTATTGCTTCTTGCTTATAAAGGCATAGAACTTGATGAAGTCTTCGATGAATTCGCAAGAAGGCACAAATAG